A genomic window from Salvia hispanica cultivar TCC Black 2014 chromosome 5, UniMelb_Shisp_WGS_1.0, whole genome shotgun sequence includes:
- the LOC125190515 gene encoding cytochrome P450 CYP72A219-like gives MDFFTCLQTISTIVVCIYVSKLLNWVWFTPRNLEKRLRQQGFTGNSYRVWFGDTEDMRQMGKEATSKPINFTHDFTHRIMPIFHFALNKYGENCFVWFGPRPAIVVMNPENVREVLSKMNVFPKLPGRPFARLMTKGLVTLETDRWAKHRRLLNPAFHLHKLQHMVPSFYLSCNEMLSKWDEIVGNEGSCVVDGWPHLQTMTGDAISRTAFGSNYLEGRRIFELQRELSQHVVAANRSVNIPGYRFLPTKMNKRAKEIAKAVNSSLLGIISRRMRAMEAGEASKEDLLGLLLESNSKEIKQHGTKHGMSMDEVIEECKLFYFAGHETTATLLVWSMVLLSKHAEWQTRARDEVMQVFNNAEFDHQQVNCLKIVDMILHEVLRLYPPAFMVMRRTIKEVRLGNVSVPEGVQLMLPLILLHHDVKFWGEDANEFNPERFREGVSNAGQGAGQLAYFPFGCGPRICIGQNFAMLEAKIALTMILKRYSFELSSSYSHAPHYMVGLQPQLGAHLVLNKL, from the exons ATGGATTTCTTCACCTGCTTGCAAACAATCTCCACTATTGTAGTATGCATATACGTCTCCAAACTCTTGAATTGGGTGTGGTTCACACCGAGAAACCTCGAGAAGCGCCTCCGGCAGCAGGGCTTCACCGGAAACTCTTACCGGGTTTGGTTCGGAGATACGGAAGACATGAGACAGATGGGGAAAGAAGCTACCTCAAAACCCATCAATTTCACCCATGATTTCACCCACAGAATCATGCCCATCTTCCATTTTGCTCTCAACAAATATG GTGAGAATTGCTTTGTATGGTTCGGACCACGCCCAGCTATCGTTGTGATGAACCCAGAAAATGTAAGAGAAGTTTTGTCAAAGATGAATGTATTTCCCAAGCTTCCCGGTCGTCCCTTCGCTAGACTGATGACGAAAGGACTAGTAACGCTCGAAACGGATAGATGGGCCAAGCATAGGAGACTCCTCAATCCTGCATTTCATCTTCATAAACTCCAG CATATGGTTCCATCTTTCTACTTGAGCTGTAATGAGATGTTGAGCAAATGGGATGAGATTGTGGGAAATGAAGGAAGTTGTGTAGTGGATGGGTGGCCTCATCTTCAGACAATGACGGGTGATGCGATTTCAAGAACTGCGTTCGGGAGTAACTATCTCGAAGGAAGAAGGATCTTTGAACTACAACGTGAATTATCTCAACATGTTGTCGCAGCGAATCGATCTGTTAACATCCCGGGATACAG GTTTTTACCAACAAAAATGAACAAGAGAGCGAAGGAGATCGCGAAGGCAGTGAACTCGTCCCTGCTCGGCATAATCAGTCGAAGAATGAGAGCAATGGAAGCAGGGGAAGCTAGCAAGGAAGACTTACTCGGATTACTACTCGAATCCAATTCCAAAGAAATCAAACAACATGGAACTAAGCACGGAATGAGCATGGACGAAGTCATCGAAGAATGCAAACTCTTCTACTTTGCAGGCCACGAGACAACCGCGACTCTGCTCGTCTGGTCAATGGTTCTATTGAGCAAGCACGCAGAGTGGCAGACTCGGGCGAGGGACGAGGTTATGCAAGTTTTCAACAATGCAGAATTTGATCATCAACAAGTGAATTGCCTCAAAATT GTTGACATGATCCTGCACGAGGTGCTACGACTCTACCCTCCTGCGTTTATGGTCATGCGAAGGACGATCAAGGAAGTTAGGTTAGGGAATGTGAGTGTACCGGAAGGAGTGCAGCTTATGCTGCCCTTGATATTATTGCATCACGACGTTAAATTTTGGGGCGAGGATGCAAATGAATTCAATCCGGAGAGGTTTAGAGAAGGTGTGTCCAATGCGGGGCAGGGGGCAGGGCAACTGGCCTACTTCCCGTTCGGATGCGGTCCAAGGATATGCATCGGGCAGAACTTTGCTATGCTAGAAGCTAAAATAGCGTTGACTATGATTCTGAAGCGTTATTCCTTTGAGCTTTCGTCTTCGTATTCGCATGCACCTCACTACATGGTGGGTTTACAACCTCAACTCGGCGCGCATTTGGTTCTTAACAAACTATAA
- the LOC125188233 gene encoding uncharacterized protein LOC125188233, producing the protein MHRPLFLHIVSAFEARYEYFRFREDASGRPGLSPIQECTAAIRKLAYGGATDMFDEYLHIGETISRECLMNLHGRVHGFPGMLGNIDCTHWEWKNCPVAYTTGFKGKNPTMILESVDDYQLSIWHEYFGVVGSNNDINVLQSSSLFNEQCLGVGPTISFVANGNQHDMGYYLADGIYTTWLVFVKTIRCPTDPKKIYLAQ; encoded by the exons ATGCACCGACCGCTCTTTCTGCATATCGTGTCGGCGTTCGAGGCCCGTTACGAGTATTTCCGGTTCAGAGAGGATGCGAGCGGCAGACCCGGGCTATCGCCGATACAAGAGTGCACCGCTGCAATTAGGAAGTTGGCCTATGGAGGCGCGaccgacatgttcgacgagtaccttcacATCGGTGAAACGATTTCCCGCGAAT GTCTGATGAATTTGCACGGGAGGGTGCACGGTTTTCCCGGAATGTTGGGCAACATAGATTGTacgcattgggagtggaagaactgccccGTTGCTTACACGACCGGCTTTAAAGGCAAGAATCCTACGATGATCCTAGAATCCGTAGATGACTATCAACTGTCGATTTGGCATGAGTATTTTGGGGTTgtcgggtcgaacaacgacatcaacgtctTACAGTCGTCGTCCCTTTTCAACGAGCAGTGCCTTGGCGTGGGTCCAACCATCAGTTTcgtcgccaacggcaaccaaCACGATATGGGCTACTATTTGGCTGATGGGATATACACCACGTGGCTCGTATTTGTGAAGACAATCAGATGTCCAACAGATCCAAAGAAGATTTACTTAGCGCAATGA
- the LOC125190681 gene encoding cytochrome P450 CYP72A219-like, with product MIPLYILLAIPCIVVSSIYAWKFLNWAWFTPKKLEKSLRQQGFIGNPYKFLLGDLNEITKMEKEALSKPISFSDDFLPRIMPFVHKTLANHGKNSLVWFGTDPTVFIWDHDKIREIMSKPLVFRKPSNPAGETLARGLVSYEGDKWAKHRRLINPAFHLEKIKKMPTSFYMSCCDMLSEWEKMVPSDGAFELDIWPSLETLTSDAISRTAFGSSYEQGRKIFELQKELAGLLLKSTISFFIPGFRYLPTRTNRRMSHIRNEVESLLLDLINKRMKAIEAGEAITDNLLDMLLESNFKEMQQNGNKFGMSLQDVVEECKLFYIAGQETTSALLVWTMILLSKHSDWQARAREEIRGAFVGGRQPDFEGLNGLKVVTMILDEVLRLYTPVFMVVRKTHKETVIGDWRVPAGVNLILPSLEVHHDRGIWGDDAKEFKPERFSEGVLKATGGRLTYFPFGWGPRMCIGQNFAILEAKMALAMMLQRYSFELSPSYSHAPTSVLFLQPQHGAHLVLRRL from the exons atgattCCACTCTACATTTTACTAGCAATTCCTTGTATTGTCGTGTCATCAATATATGCATGGAAGTTCCTCAACTGGGCATGGTTTACCCCGAAAAAGCTCGAAAAATCCCTCCGGCAGCAAGGCTTCATCGGCAATCCTTACAAATTCTTGCTCGGAGACTTGAACGAGATCACAAAGATGGAGAAAGAGGCACTCTCAAAGCCCATCTCCTTCTCCGATGATTTCCTTCCTCGGATCATGCCCTTCGTGCACAAAACCCTCGCTAACCACG GTAAGAACTCTTTAGTTTGGTTTGGAACTGATCCTACCGTGTTTATATGGGATCACGACAAGATCCGAGAGATTATGTCGAAACCTCTAGTCTTCCGGAAGCCGAGTAATCCGGCAGGCGAGACCTTGGCGAGAGGATTAGTCAGCTACGAGGGCGATAAATGGGCTAAGCATAGGAGATTGATCAATCCGGCATTTCATCTTGAAAAAATTAAG AAAATGCCTACATCATTTTACATGAGCTGTTGTGACATGTTGAGTGAATGGGAGAAGATGGTACCGAGCGATGGAGCGTTCGAGTTAGATATATGGCCTTCTCTTGAAACCTTAACGAGCGATGCTATTTCACGCACTGCGTTTGGCAGTAGCTACGAACAAGGAAGGAAGATATTCGAGCTTCAGAAAGAGCTAGCCGGCCTTCTCCTCAAGTcgactatttcatttttcatcccCGGATTCAG GTATTTGCCAACGAGGACGAACAGAAGGATGAGCCACATCAGGAATGAAGTCGAGTCGCTCTTGCTTGATCTGATCAATAAAAGAATGAAAGCAATTGAAGCAGGGGAAGCCATCACTGATAACTTATTGGACATGTTGCTTGAGTCCAATTTCAAGGAAATGCAACAAAATGGTAACAAGTTTGGGATGAGTTTGCAAGATGTGGTTGAAGAGTGCAAGCTTTTCTACATTGCCGGGCAGGAGACAACCTCGGCCTTGCTCGTGTGGACGATGATCCTACTTAGCAAGCACTCGGATTGGCAGGCCCGCGCAAGGGAGGAGATTCGTGGCGCCTTTGTAGGCGGACGACAGCCGGATTTTGAAGGGCTAAATGGCCTCAAAGTT GTAACAATGATTCTTGATGAGGTTTTGAGGCTTTACACTCCGGTGTTTATGGTTGTTCGGAAAACACACAAGGAAACCGTGATAGGGGATTGGAGGGTCCCGGCCGGAGTGAACCTCATACTCCCGTCACTAGAGGTGCACCACGACCGGGGAATATGGGGCGATGACGCGAAGGAGTTCAAGCCGGAGCGGTTTAGTGAGGGAGTTTTGAAGGCAACGGGTGGGCGGCTCACGTACTTCCCTTTCGGGTGGGGGCCTCGGATGTGCATCGGGCAGAACTTCGCTATTTTAGAAGCTAAAATGGCCCTAGCGATGATGTTGCAACGTTACTCGTTCGAGCTTTCGCCCTCGTATTCGCATGCACCTACCTCGGTGCTATTTCTTCAACCACAACATGGCGCACACTTAGTTCTGCGCAGATTGTAG
- the LOC125191140 gene encoding probable sugar phosphate/phosphate translocator At1g06470 → MVESDLGSIEEGRSDEVTESVNRVRIRREPSFSGWCDEDGIPRSAPLRNEGVNEEDFDFELPLVQSQVSDKGTIDRERFYYSESRHRMDHSGSNGGVSTNGLRNQNEYVPFDVESRPDAEIYSGSTNGLNHVDYNDTSRKKMENPVSAADVLKTLFFILVWYTFSTFLTLYNKTLLGDDMGKFPAPLLMNTIHFSMQAVLSKGITWFWSDRFQPSDMSWKDYFVRVVPTALSTALDINLSNLSLVFISVTFATMCKSAAPIFLLLFAFAFRLESPSFKLLGIMTVISAGVLLTVAREAEFEFWGFIFVMLAAVMSGFRWTMTQILLQKETYGLKNPLTLMSYVTPVMAIATGLLSLMLDPWHEFRKSDYFNSSSHILRSSLLMLFGGTLAFFMVLTEYILVSVTSAVTVTIAGVVKEAVTILVAVLYFHDQFTWMKGLGLLTIMVGVSLFNWYKYDKLQKGEKSIKSPTDNAASKYAILDELDEEEDSPLNPNH, encoded by the exons ATGGTAGAGAGCGATTTGGGAAGTATTGAGGAAGGCAGAAGTGATGAGGTAACTGAGAGTGTAAACAGAGTACGAATCAGGCGGGAACCTTCTTTCTCGGGTTGGTGTGATGAGGATGGAATCCCTCGATCAGCTCCATTGCGTAATGAGGGAGTGAATGAAGAAGACTTTGATTTTGAGTTGCCTTTGGTTCAGTCGCAAGTATCAGACAAAGGAACTATAGACAGAGAAAGATTTTATTATAGTGAATCTCGCCACAGGATGGACCATAGTGGAAGCAATGGTGGTGTTTCCACTAATGGATTGAGAAATCAAAATGAGTACGTGCCTTTTGACGTTGAAAGTCGGCCTGATGCTGAAATATATTCCGGTAGCACCAATGGCCTTAATCACGTCGATTACAATGATACATCTAGGAAAAAGATGGAGAACCCGGTTTCTGCTGCTGACGTGCTGAAGACGTTGTTCTTTATACTGGTTTGGTACACATTCAGTACATTTTTGACATT GTACAATAAAACTTTATTAGGAGACGATATGGGGAAATTCCCTGCTCCGTTATTAATGAATACCATCCATTTTTCAATGCAAGCTGTTTTGTCAAAGGGCATTACATGGTTTTGGTCTGACAGATTTCAACCCTCTGATATGTCATGGAAGGATTACTTTGTGAGAG TTGTACCGACAGCTCTCAGCACTGCACTGGATATAAATCTGAGTAACCTATCTCTGGTTTTCATCTCTGTTACATTTGCCACCATG TGTAAATCTGCAGCACCAATATTTCTCCTTCTTTTTGCCTTTGCTTTCAG ATTGGAGTCACCGAGCTTTAAGCTGCTTGGCATCATGACTGTCATTTCTGCGGGGGTACTATTAACGG TTGCAAGAGAGGCAGAATTTGAGTTTTGGGGTTTCATATTTGTTATGCTTGCTGCTGTCATGTCTGGGTTTCGCTGGACAATGACACAAATTCTCCTCCAG AAAGAAACCTATG GTCTTAAAAATCCACTTACTTTGATGAGCTATGTGACCCCTGTAATGGCAATTGCAACTGGTCTTCTTTCTTTAATGCTCGATCCATGGCATGAGTTCAGAAAGAGCGATTACTTCAATAGTTCATCACATATTCTGAGAAGTAGTTTGCTGATGTTATTTGGTGGCACCCTAGCTTTCTTCATG GTACTAACGGAATATATTCTTGTGTCGGTAACAAGTGCAGTGACTGTAACAATAGCAGGGGTCGTGAAGGAAGCTGTTACTATTTTG GTGGCTGTGTTGTATTTCCATGACCAGTTCACCTGGATGAAAGGGCTCGGCCTTCTGACGATAATGGTTGGTGTCAGTTTGTTTAACTGGTACAA ATACGATAAGTTACAGAAGGGAGAGAAATCTATCAAGTCACCAACAGATAATGCAGCCTCAAAATACGCTATCCTCGATGAGCTGGATGAGGAAGAAGATAGCCCTTTAAATCCGAATCATTGA
- the LOC125188016 gene encoding heat stress transcription factor A-4c-like, which produces MDGASGSSSSPAPFLLKTYEMVDDHLTNGVVSWSRTGHSFVVWNPPEFAGDLLPKYFKHNNFSSFIRQLNTYGFRKVDPEQWEFANEEFIRGQRHLLSNIRRRKPIHSHSGNVNAVTDSEREEYEKEIEKLKRERVSLETEVESYRQKNQGYEDELRSLGQILQGIDQRQRQLVDSLARLLQSPGYGSGLMDQSESPSKKRRMLALRYLRDEAKLIKEDPSHSSPLPVLDLKHLEKLDSSLTFWETFLREIDQIPPENAPSSPMDSDINAPPCTPPQECCSESLAYVTSSTRIDPESRPNKPSGVDMNISPDARYQGVAANDVFWQQFLTEAPASSMVQAEQREAYERTTNPSRFADEHKPWWTVDGLTTQHPGHLSQAERI; this is translated from the exons atgGATGGAGCGAGTGGTAGCTCTAGCTCACCGGCGCCATTTCTGCTGAAAACTTATGAAATGGTGGATGATCATCTAACTAATGGTGTTGTGTCTTGGAGTAGAACAGGTCATAGTTTTGTGGTTTGGAATCCACCTGAGTTTGCTGGTGATTTGTTGCCCAAGTATTTCAAGCACAACAATTTCTCCAGCTTCATCAGACAGCTTAATACATAT GGCTTTAGGAAGGTTGATCCGGAGCAGTGGGAGTTTGCGAATGAAGAGTTTATCCGCGGGCAGAGGCATCTACTTAGTAACATCCGCAGGCGAAAGCCTATCCACAGCCATTCGGGCAATGTGAACGCAGTAACCGACTCAGAGAGGGAGGAGTATGAGAAGGAGATCGAAAAGTTGAAGCGAGAAAGAGTTTCCCTCGAGACAGAGGTGGAGAGTTATAGGCAGAAGAATCAAGGTTACGAGGACGAGCTGAGATCACTGGGGCAGATATTGCAAGGCATTGATCAAAGGCAGCGGCAGCTGGTGGATAGCTTGGCTCGTCTGCTGCAGAGCCCGGGCTATGGCTCGGGTCTTATGGACCAGTCCGAATCCCCAAGCAAGAAGAGACGGATGCTGGCTCTGCGCTACTTGAGAGACGAAGCCAAGCTGATCAAAGAGGATCCCAGCCATTCATCACCTCTTCCAGTGTTGGACTTGAAACACCTTGAGAAGCTGGACTCATCTCTGACTTTCTGGGAGACGTTCCTTCGCGAGATCGACCAAATCCCTCCAGAAAACGCGCCATCCTCGCCTATGGATTCTGATATCAACGCCCCACCTTGCACGCCTCCACAAGAGTGTTGTTCTGAATCTTTGGCTTATGTTACATCATCCACACGCATTGATCCTGAGTCGAGGCCTAACAAGCCATCAGGAGTCGACATGAACATAAGTCCGGATGCTAGATATCAGGGTGTGGCTGCTAATGATGTTTTCTGGCAGCAGTTTCTGACCGAGGCTCCTGCTTCGTCTATGGTGCAGGCGGAGCAGAGAGAGGCGTACGAAAGGACGACAAATCCTAGTAGATTTGCGGATGAACACAAGCCTTGGTGGACTGTGGATGGCCTCACAACACAACACCCGGGGCATCTCTCTCAAGCCGAGAGGATCTGA